Within Raineyella sp. W15-4, the genomic segment CGAGCTGCTCGCCGCGCCGAAGGTCCTCCGGTGTGAGGGGAAGTCTGACCACGCACCCGATTCTAATACCGGTGTAGTTTGACCGGTATTATTATTGGGGCCTGAAAGGGGTGACCGTGATCGAGATACTCAACATCAACAAGCTTGCGCGCGCCAGGGAGACCGGGCGCCTCGTCGGCACCATCCTCCAGACTCTCAAGGCCCGGTGTGCGGTCGGCACGAATCTGCTGGAGATCGATCAATGGACGAAGGAGATGATCCTCCGTGCCGGCGCCACCTCCTGCTACATCGACTACGCGCCCTCCTTCGGGCGGGGGCCCTTCGGGCACTACATCTGCACGGCGGTCAACGACGCGGTCCTGCACGGCTTGCCGCACGACTACCGGCTCACCGACGGCGACCTGTTGACTCTCGATCTCGCGGTGGTCAGGGACGGTGTCGCCGCGGACGCCGCAATCAGCTTCATCGTCGGCAACGCGCGCGACGAGGATGTGACGATGATCGCCGCGACCGAGCGTGCGCTCGCCGCGGGAATCCGCGCCGCCGCCCCGGGCGCCCACATCGGTGACAT encodes:
- the map gene encoding type I methionyl aminopeptidase, which produces MIEILNINKLARARETGRLVGTILQTLKARCAVGTNLLEIDQWTKEMILRAGATSCYIDYAPSFGRGPFGHYICTAVNDAVLHGLPHDYRLTDGDLLTLDLAVVRDGVAADAAISFIVGNARDEDVTMIAATERALAAGIRAAAPGAHIGDISHAIERVLSEAGYAINREFGGHGIGSTMHQDPHVANAGRPGRGYRLRPGLLLALEPWVMADTDELVTDPDGWTLRSATGSRTAHSEHTIAITETSAEILTLPAT